One Acidobacteriota bacterium genomic window, GAGAGCCGGTGCTCGAGAAGAAGGCAGAGGAGGTTAAGGATATCAATGGGGAGTTGATGAGACTCATTGAGGATATGATAGAGACGATGTACGCTGAACCTGGGGTTGGGCTTGCGGCGCCGCAAGTGGGTGTTTCTCAACGAGTGATGGTGGTTGACCTTTCCATCGGCAAGGATCCAAATGCTTTGATAAAGCTGATAAATCCGCAGATAGCGGAGTCCGAAGGTGAAGTGGAGGAAGAGGAAGGATGCCTTAGTTTTCCTGAGGTGAGTTTTCTGATCAAGCGGCCGAAGCGGGTGCTGATAAAAGGAGTAAATCCGGAAACAGGGAAGGAAGAGGAGATAGAGGGAGAAGATCTCCTTGCCCGCGCTTTCTGTCACGAGGTCGATCATCTAAACGGGACCCTCATAATAGACCACATCGGTCCTATAAAACGAAGACTTTGGCTTAAGCGGATAAAGAAGAGGATGAAGGCTGGGGAATGGTGAGGGAGAGTGAGGGTGCGATTGATCTTTATGGGGACACCGGAGTTTTCCCTTCCTTCACTGAGGAGGCTCATTTCAGCTGGCTATAAGATCCCGTTGGTCATCACTCGTCCTGATAAACCTAAAGGAAGGGGGAAAAAACTCACTCCCCCTCCGGTTAAGGTAGAAGGGAAGAAGATTGGGTTAAAAGTAATTCAGCCAAATAGACTTAAGGATGAAAGTTTCCTCTCTCTATTGAAGAAGGAGGCTCCTGAGTTAATTGTAGTTGTAGCCTATGGTAAAATCCTCCCCCCCGAGGTTTTCCGCTTTCCCCCTTTAGGCACGGTGAATCTTCATCCTTCCCTTCTTCCCAAGTATCGGGGTGCTGCCCCCATCAATTGGGCGATAATAAATGGAGAAAGGGAAACCGGCGTTACCACTATTCTGATGGATGAGGGGATGGACAGCGGGGATATCCTCCTCTCGCGGAAGGTAACGATTGGCGATGAGGAAACGGCACCAGAGCTTGAACGGAGGCTCGCTGAAGAGGGGGCAAAGCTTCTTATCTCCACTATTGAAGGCATTAGAAATGGCACTATTACCCCTACCCCCCAAGATCACTCTCAAGCGACCTTTGCTCCTATGCTTACTAAGGA contains:
- the fmt gene encoding methionyl-tRNA formyltransferase, translating into MRLIFMGTPEFSLPSLRRLISAGYKIPLVITRPDKPKGRGKKLTPPPVKVEGKKIGLKVIQPNRLKDESFLSLLKKEAPELIVVVAYGKILPPEVFRFPPLGTVNLHPSLLPKYRGAAPINWAIINGERETGVTTILMDEGMDSGDILLSRKVTIGDEETAPELERRLAEEGAKLLISTIEGIRNGTITPTPQDHSQATFAPMLTKEEGVIDWRLPARNIVNRIRGLLPWPTAYSFFRGRLMKFLKGRVFPLSVPLSKRKPGEILIIDRRLIVAAGGGEGVEVLKLKPEGRKEMDSSSFINGYRPRPGESFTPTP
- the def gene encoding peptide deformylase produces the protein MAIRPILKFGEPVLEKKAEEVKDINGELMRLIEDMIETMYAEPGVGLAAPQVGVSQRVMVVDLSIGKDPNALIKLINPQIAESEGEVEEEEGCLSFPEVSFLIKRPKRVLIKGVNPETGKEEEIEGEDLLARAFCHEVDHLNGTLIIDHIGPIKRRLWLKRIKKRMKAGEW